In the Elioraea tepida genome, one interval contains:
- a CDS encoding rod shape-determining protein, protein MLSRLLGFLSADMAIDLGTANTLVYVKGRGIVLDEPSVVAIADVRGKKQVLAVGEEAKQMLGRTPGNISAIRPLRDGVIADFEVAEEMIKHFIRKVHNRRSFASPLIIVCVPSGSTAVERRAIQESAESAGARKVLLIEEPMAAAIGAGLPVTEPSGSMVVDIGGGTTEVAVISLGGIVYSRSVRVGGDKMDEAIISYIRRNHNLLVGEASAERIKIEIGAACPPDDMDNGPVKEVKGRDLMNGVPREVIVSQRQISESLSEPVSAIVEAVKVALENTPPELAADIVDKGIVLTGGGALLHRLDHVLREATGLPVSVADDALSCVALGTGRALEEMKKLRNVLTSMY, encoded by the coding sequence ATGCTGTCTCGCCTGCTTGGGTTCCTCTCGGCCGACATGGCCATCGACCTCGGCACCGCCAACACGCTCGTCTACGTCAAGGGGCGCGGGATCGTGCTCGACGAGCCGTCGGTCGTGGCGATCGCCGATGTGCGCGGCAAGAAGCAGGTGCTCGCCGTCGGCGAGGAGGCCAAGCAGATGCTGGGCCGCACGCCCGGGAACATCTCCGCCATCCGGCCGCTGCGCGACGGCGTGATCGCCGATTTCGAGGTGGCGGAGGAGATGATCAAGCATTTCATCCGCAAGGTGCACAACCGCCGCAGCTTCGCCTCGCCGCTGATCATCGTCTGCGTGCCATCGGGCTCAACCGCGGTCGAGCGCCGGGCGATCCAGGAGAGCGCAGAGAGCGCCGGCGCCCGCAAGGTGCTGCTGATCGAGGAGCCAATGGCGGCGGCGATCGGCGCGGGCCTGCCGGTCACCGAGCCCTCGGGCTCGATGGTGGTCGATATCGGCGGCGGCACCACCGAGGTGGCGGTCATCTCCTTGGGCGGCATCGTCTATTCCCGCTCGGTGCGCGTCGGCGGGGACAAGATGGACGAGGCGATCATCTCCTACATCCGGCGCAACCATAACCTGCTCGTCGGCGAGGCGAGCGCCGAGCGGATCAAGATCGAGATCGGCGCCGCCTGCCCGCCCGACGACATGGACAATGGGCCGGTCAAGGAGGTGAAGGGGCGCGACCTGATGAACGGCGTGCCGCGCGAGGTGATCGTGAGCCAGCGGCAGATCAGCGAGAGCCTCTCCGAGCCGGTCTCGGCCATCGTCGAGGCGGTGAAGGTCGCGCTCGAGAACACCCCGCCGGAACTTGCCGCCGACATCGTCGACAAGGGAATCGTGCTCACCGGCGGCGGAGCGCTGTTGCACCGGCTCGACCACGTGCTTCGGGAGGCGACGGGGCTTCCGGTCTCGGTCGCCGATGATGCCCTCTCCTGCGTCGCCCTCGGCACGGGCCGCGCGCTCGAGGAGATGAAGAAGCTGCGCAACGTGCTCACCTCGATGTACTGA
- the mreC gene encoding rod shape-determining protein MreC, which translates to MIRVSVPVRQAIARLILPVLIAASFGLMLLGKADTVIVERARVALTDLLVPVYGVLSRPVGAVRDAIEAVHGLARLHSENARLREENARLRRWYDVAMALEAENLALRAVLNAPAEPTPGFITARVVADTGTTYARSVLLFTGPRHAVTKGQVALDQNGLVGRVSEVGSRSARVLLVTDINSRIPVRIERTGARAILVGTNGPAPRLQHWSESAPPQPGDRVVTSAQAGAFPAGLPVGTVRAGPGGVIEVELAADLDRLTFVRLHDFGLSGILPPEQVVPPRRRGGS; encoded by the coding sequence GTGATCAGGGTCAGCGTTCCCGTCCGGCAGGCGATCGCGCGGCTGATCCTGCCTGTCCTGATCGCGGCGAGCTTCGGTCTGATGCTTCTCGGCAAGGCGGATACGGTGATCGTCGAGCGCGCCCGCGTTGCGCTGACCGATCTGCTCGTTCCCGTCTATGGCGTGCTGTCGCGCCCCGTGGGAGCGGTGAGGGACGCGATCGAGGCGGTGCACGGCCTCGCACGGCTCCATTCGGAGAACGCCCGGCTGAGGGAAGAGAACGCGCGGCTGCGGCGCTGGTATGACGTGGCGATGGCGCTCGAGGCCGAGAACCTCGCGCTGCGGGCCGTTTTGAACGCCCCGGCCGAGCCAACCCCGGGCTTCATCACGGCACGCGTGGTGGCCGACACCGGCACCACCTATGCCCGCTCGGTCCTGCTCTTCACCGGCCCGCGCCACGCCGTGACCAAGGGCCAGGTGGCGCTCGACCAGAACGGTCTCGTCGGCCGCGTCTCCGAGGTCGGGTCGCGTTCGGCACGGGTTCTCCTCGTCACCGACATCAACAGCCGGATCCCGGTGCGGATCGAGCGCACCGGGGCGCGCGCCATCCTCGTCGGCACGAACGGGCCGGCGCCACGGCTGCAGCACTGGTCGGAAAGCGCGCCGCCGCAGCCCGGAGACCGGGTGGTCACCTCTGCCCAGGCGGGCGCCTTCCCGGCCGGGCTTCCGGTCGGCACCGTACGCGCCGGCCCTGGTGGGGTGATCGAGGTCGAGCTGGCCGCGGACCTCGACCGGCTCACCTTCGTGCGCCTGCACGATTTCGGCCTCTCCGGCATCCTGCCGCCGGAGCAGGTCGTGCCGCCGCGCCGCCGGGGCGGCAGCTGA
- the mreD gene encoding rod shape-determining protein MreD: MAVGLPRRTLLQRLDLAAHEAAPAALTLVLVLVSFLPPLVPGQPGLLPSALPASVFFWTLYRPRLMAPPAVFGLGLVQDLLSAAPLGVNTLLSLLLHAAVLTQRRVLVRQSFLIVWVAFALLAAALLSLGWLLRSILAVAVLPPLPAVVELGLVVFLYPAYSWLFIRLERSLAAP, from the coding sequence ATGGCGGTCGGGCTTCCGCGGCGGACGCTTCTGCAGCGGCTCGACCTCGCCGCGCACGAGGCAGCGCCGGCGGCGCTCACGCTCGTTCTCGTTCTTGTCTCCTTCCTGCCGCCGCTTGTGCCCGGGCAGCCTGGCCTCCTTCCCTCCGCCCTGCCGGCCTCGGTGTTCTTCTGGACGCTCTACCGCCCGAGGCTGATGGCGCCGCCGGCCGTGTTTGGCCTCGGCCTTGTGCAGGACCTCCTCTCGGCCGCCCCGCTCGGCGTCAACACGCTTCTTTCTTTGCTCCTGCACGCCGCGGTGCTGACGCAGCGTCGGGTGCTCGTGCGCCAGTCCTTCCTGATCGTCTGGGTCGCCTTCGCCCTGCTTGCCGCCGCCCTGCTCTCGCTCGGCTGGCTCCTGCGGTCGATCCTCGCGGTTGCCGTGCTGCCGCCGCTGCCGGCGGTGGTCGAGCTCGGCCTCGTCGTCTTCCTCTATCCGGCCTATTCGTGGCTGTTCATCCGGCTTGAGCGGAGCCTCGCCGCGCCATGA
- the mrdA gene encoding penicillin-binding protein 2 — MKRERSRRALFTRRVLMLGAGKTVLLGLLTGRLWQLQVEESERYAVLAEENRISVRLLPPPRGRILDRFGVPIAENRMNWRAMLVAERTDDVAATLATFSNLVPLSDHERARIERDVRRRRRFVPVLVREFLDWEDMARIEVNAPDLPGILTDLGTSRTYPFGEPFAHLVGYVAPPAEADLDGDPMLQLPGIRIGRAGLERQHDRVLRGRAGKVQLEVNAVGRVIRELDRQEGTPGKTLTTTLDAGLQLAAAKRIENDSAAVVVLDARNGEVLAMASSPSFDPNIFTEGVSAAQWRAWTTNRRNPLVNKAIAGLYAPGSTFKMVVALAGLEARAVTPGERIACWGVTELGDAKFHCWKRGGHGWLDMREAIKQSCDCYFYEVARRVGIDRIAAMSRRFGLGVDLELDLPGARAGLVPTREWKRATQGVPWQQGETLVHGIGQGFLQVTPLQLAVMTARMVNGGRAIQPHLTRALDGELVRGHRLEDWPAMGIPEGHLQLMRDAMAGVVNERGGTAWASRLPAELGLQMGGKTGTTQVRRITLAERERGLRRQEDLPYEWRHHALFVGFAPVDQPVYAISVVVEHGGGGSTAAAPIARDVLIETLLRDPARRTTPPPAPPRPDTQRVAEAAPAPSPPRR, encoded by the coding sequence GTGAAGAGGGAGCGGAGCAGGCGCGCGCTGTTCACCCGCCGCGTGTTGATGCTCGGGGCGGGCAAGACCGTGCTGCTCGGCCTGCTCACCGGCAGGCTGTGGCAGCTCCAGGTCGAGGAGAGCGAGCGCTACGCCGTGCTCGCCGAGGAGAACCGGATCTCGGTTCGCCTCCTGCCGCCGCCGCGCGGGCGTATCCTCGACCGCTTCGGCGTGCCGATCGCCGAGAACCGGATGAACTGGCGAGCCATGCTGGTCGCCGAGCGGACCGACGATGTGGCCGCGACGCTTGCCACCTTCTCCAATCTCGTGCCGCTCAGCGACCACGAGCGCGCCCGGATCGAGCGCGACGTGCGTCGGCGGCGACGTTTCGTGCCCGTGCTCGTGCGCGAGTTCCTTGACTGGGAGGACATGGCCCGGATCGAGGTGAACGCCCCCGACCTTCCGGGGATCCTCACCGATCTCGGCACGAGCCGAACCTATCCGTTCGGCGAGCCATTCGCCCATCTCGTCGGCTACGTCGCGCCGCCGGCGGAAGCGGATCTCGACGGCGACCCGATGCTCCAGCTTCCCGGGATCCGGATCGGCCGCGCCGGGCTCGAGCGCCAGCACGACCGCGTGCTTCGGGGGCGCGCCGGCAAGGTGCAGCTCGAAGTCAATGCCGTCGGACGCGTGATCCGCGAACTCGACCGTCAGGAGGGGACACCCGGCAAGACGCTCACCACCACGCTCGATGCCGGGCTCCAGCTCGCCGCAGCGAAGCGGATCGAGAACGACAGCGCCGCCGTCGTCGTGCTCGACGCGCGCAACGGCGAGGTCCTCGCGATGGCCTCGAGCCCGTCCTTCGACCCCAATATCTTCACCGAGGGGGTCTCGGCGGCGCAGTGGCGCGCCTGGACGACGAACCGCCGCAACCCGCTCGTCAACAAGGCGATCGCGGGGCTCTACGCTCCGGGCAGCACCTTCAAGATGGTGGTCGCGCTCGCCGGCCTCGAGGCGCGCGCTGTCACCCCCGGCGAGCGGATCGCCTGCTGGGGCGTGACCGAGCTTGGTGATGCGAAGTTCCACTGCTGGAAGCGCGGCGGCCATGGCTGGCTCGACATGCGCGAGGCGATCAAGCAGTCCTGCGACTGCTACTTCTACGAGGTCGCGCGCCGCGTCGGCATCGACCGGATCGCCGCGATGTCGCGCCGCTTCGGCCTCGGTGTCGATCTCGAGCTCGACCTTCCCGGCGCCCGCGCGGGCCTCGTTCCGACCAGGGAATGGAAGCGCGCGACCCAGGGCGTTCCCTGGCAGCAGGGCGAGACGCTCGTGCACGGCATCGGCCAGGGCTTCCTGCAGGTCACCCCGCTCCAGCTTGCGGTGATGACGGCGCGGATGGTCAATGGCGGGCGCGCGATCCAGCCGCACCTGACACGGGCGCTCGACGGCGAGCTCGTGCGTGGCCACCGGCTCGAGGACTGGCCGGCGATGGGGATCCCCGAGGGCCACCTCCAACTGATGCGCGACGCGATGGCCGGCGTGGTGAACGAGCGCGGCGGCACGGCCTGGGCGAGCCGCTTGCCCGCGGAGCTCGGCCTCCAGATGGGCGGCAAGACCGGAACGACGCAGGTGCGCCGGATCACGCTTGCCGAGCGCGAGCGCGGGCTCAGACGCCAGGAGGATCTGCCCTACGAGTGGCGGCACCATGCCCTGTTCGTCGGCTTCGCCCCGGTCGACCAGCCTGTCTATGCCATCTCGGTTGTCGTGGAGCATGGCGGGGGCGGCTCGACCGCGGCGGCGCCGATCGCCCGCGACGTGCTGATCGAGACGCTGCTGCGTGACCCTGCGCGCCGAACCACACCGCCGCCCGCGCCGCCGCGGCCCGACACGCAGCGCGTGGCCGAGGCCGCGCCTGCTCCGTCCCCGCCGAGGCGCTGA
- the rodA gene encoding rod shape-determining protein RodA, with the protein MQRLLVRDRGISIAGKLAAVSWPFVLLLCLLAATGYAMLYSAAGGSAEPWAFRHGLRFAFGLLLMLSIALVDIRVILRLAWPLFLVGVGLLVAVALHGAVGKGAQRWLDLGPIQLQPSELMKIFIVIALASWFHRASIERVGNPLFLIPPLVAVAIPVVLILRQPNLGNAVITCLLAGVMLFAAGVRLWKFALAGSAAAVAAPIAYERLHDYQKNRILTFLNPESDPLGTGYHIIQSKIALGSGGLFGQGFVQGTQSQLNFLPEKQTDFIFTMLAEEFGFVGAAALIGLNLAIVLYGLAMALACRHQFGRLVAVGITTNFFLYVFVNIAMVMGAIPVGGVPLPLVSHGGSAMITVMIGFGVLMSVHVHRDVEIEGEQPA; encoded by the coding sequence ATGCAGCGCCTTCTCGTGCGCGACCGGGGCATCAGCATCGCCGGCAAGCTCGCCGCGGTGAGCTGGCCCTTCGTCCTTCTCCTGTGCCTGCTCGCCGCCACCGGCTACGCGATGCTCTATTCTGCCGCCGGAGGCAGCGCCGAGCCCTGGGCCTTCCGGCATGGCCTGCGCTTCGCCTTCGGCTTGCTCCTGATGCTGTCGATCGCGCTCGTCGACATCCGCGTCATCCTCCGGCTCGCTTGGCCGCTCTTCCTCGTCGGTGTGGGGCTCCTCGTCGCGGTGGCGCTGCACGGTGCGGTGGGCAAGGGGGCGCAACGGTGGCTCGATCTCGGGCCGATCCAGCTCCAGCCGTCGGAGCTGATGAAGATCTTCATCGTCATCGCGCTCGCGTCCTGGTTCCACCGGGCGAGCATCGAGCGCGTCGGCAACCCGCTGTTCCTGATCCCGCCCCTGGTCGCGGTCGCCATTCCGGTGGTGCTGATCCTGCGCCAGCCAAACCTCGGCAACGCGGTGATCACCTGCCTGCTCGCCGGGGTGATGCTGTTCGCCGCTGGTGTTCGGCTATGGAAGTTCGCGCTCGCGGGCAGTGCCGCTGCGGTTGCGGCGCCGATCGCCTACGAGCGGCTGCATGATTACCAGAAGAACCGGATCCTCACCTTCCTCAACCCGGAGAGCGACCCGCTCGGCACCGGCTACCACATCATTCAGTCGAAGATCGCGCTCGGCTCGGGCGGCCTGTTCGGCCAGGGCTTCGTTCAGGGAACCCAGAGCCAGCTCAACTTCCTGCCTGAGAAGCAGACCGACTTCATCTTCACCATGCTGGCGGAGGAGTTCGGCTTCGTCGGCGCTGCCGCGTTGATCGGGCTCAATCTCGCGATCGTGCTCTACGGGCTTGCGATGGCGCTCGCCTGCCGGCACCAGTTCGGCCGCCTGGTTGCTGTCGGCATCACGACGAACTTCTTCCTCTACGTGTTCGTCAACATCGCGATGGTCATGGGGGCGATCCCGGTCGGCGGAGTGCCGCTGCCGCTCGTCAGCCACGGCGGGTCGGCCATGATCACGGTGATGATCGGCTTCGGCGTGCTGATGAGCGTCCACGTCCATCGCGACGTCGAGATCGAGGGGGAGCAGCCGGCCTGA
- a CDS encoding AAA family ATPase translates to MPDTGLPPGFIEVPAADAPEPPRLRSVTAAELLMMNLPPREYALEPVLPCPGLVMIYAKRGLGKTFTALSIALAVASGGAALKWRAPAPKRVLYVDGEMPAAQLQERLARLIRGASTHPPGADFLRFLAADLAPEGLPSIARPETQRALEAEMTATGAEVVILDNISTLAAGLRENEADDWGDLQAWLLRLRRLGKGVILIHHAAKGGQQRGTSRREDALDTVIALRRPADYVPTRGAAFEVHLEKARGVTGADAAPFAAELVETPDSGLTWAWRDLADEQRARAAELLAAGMSIRDVAEETGLSRSAVHRLKQAQGAAHGRA, encoded by the coding sequence ATGCCTGACACCGGGCTTCCTCCTGGTTTCATTGAAGTCCCGGCCGCGGACGCGCCCGAGCCTCCACGCCTACGTTCCGTGACGGCGGCCGAGCTGCTCATGATGAACCTGCCACCACGCGAATACGCGCTGGAACCGGTGCTACCTTGTCCCGGGCTGGTAATGATCTACGCCAAACGCGGCCTTGGAAAAACATTCACCGCGCTGAGCATCGCGCTCGCTGTCGCGTCGGGCGGTGCCGCGCTGAAATGGCGCGCGCCCGCGCCGAAGCGCGTGCTTTACGTGGACGGAGAGATGCCCGCGGCGCAGTTGCAAGAGCGCCTGGCGCGGCTGATCCGCGGCGCATCCACACACCCCCCCGGGGCCGACTTTCTCCGCTTCCTCGCGGCCGACCTCGCGCCGGAGGGGCTGCCGAGCATCGCGCGGCCCGAGACGCAGCGAGCTCTTGAGGCCGAGATGACCGCCACGGGGGCCGAAGTCGTCATTCTTGATAATATCTCGACGCTGGCCGCCGGCCTGCGGGAAAACGAAGCAGACGATTGGGGCGACCTGCAAGCTTGGCTCCTGCGGCTGCGCCGTCTCGGTAAAGGCGTGATCCTCATCCATCACGCAGCTAAGGGGGGCCAACAACGCGGCACCTCCCGCCGCGAAGATGCGCTTGATACCGTGATCGCGCTGCGCCGTCCGGCAGATTACGTCCCGACGCGCGGCGCCGCTTTCGAGGTGCATCTCGAAAAGGCGCGCGGCGTGACGGGGGCGGATGCCGCGCCCTTCGCCGCCGAGCTGGTCGAGACCCCCGACAGCGGGCTCACATGGGCATGGCGCGACCTTGCCGACGAGCAACGCGCCCGTGCCGCCGAGCTGCTCGCCGCCGGCATGAGCATACGCGACGTGGCCGAGGAAACGGGACTGTCCCGCTCCGCCGTCCATCGCCTTAAGCAAGCGCAGGGAGCCGCGCATGGCCGCGCCTGA
- a CDS encoding toprim domain-containing protein — protein MRDDTETLRAALRARAAEVAEALLGTPTFRSRSELRWGRRGSLSLAVAGERAGLWHDHERGEGGDLFDLIQRSRRCDFAEAVQFARAFFGELPPSREPRPAKPPPAPDDSEREAAALRLWHEARPSICNTPAEVYLRGRGIDPARLPPHAGLVGWPPTMRWHAETDALIVGVNDAETGLIRACQRILIAPDGSPRRRPDGSKLKLALGPIAGRAARFAWHPDPVGRWALAEGVETALAAAMLLGIPTWASLGASNLPKITPPAWAREAIICADHDDAGLRAAQEVARRLRQQGLQVRIIMPFRERADAADMLEVA, from the coding sequence ATGCGTGACGATACCGAAACCCTCCGCGCCGCCCTCCGCGCCCGCGCCGCCGAGGTTGCCGAAGCGCTGCTCGGCACGCCGACGTTCCGCAGTCGCAGCGAGCTGCGATGGGGCCGGCGCGGCTCGCTCTCGCTGGCCGTTGCCGGCGAGCGCGCTGGCCTCTGGCACGACCACGAGCGCGGCGAGGGCGGCGACCTGTTCGACCTGATTCAGCGCTCGCGCCGCTGCGACTTCGCGGAGGCGGTGCAGTTTGCGCGCGCCTTCTTCGGCGAGCTGCCGCCGAGCCGCGAGCCTCGCCCCGCCAAGCCGCCGCCTGCGCCGGACGATTCCGAGCGCGAGGCCGCAGCGTTGCGCCTATGGCACGAGGCGCGCCCGAGCATCTGCAACACGCCGGCCGAAGTTTACCTGCGCGGCCGGGGCATCGACCCAGCTCGCCTGCCGCCGCATGCCGGGCTTGTCGGATGGCCGCCTACCATGCGGTGGCACGCCGAGACCGACGCGTTGATTGTCGGCGTGAATGACGCCGAAACCGGCCTGATCCGCGCTTGCCAGCGCATCCTTATCGCGCCTGACGGCAGCCCGAGACGCCGGCCGGATGGATCGAAACTGAAACTCGCACTCGGCCCCATCGCCGGACGCGCCGCGCGCTTCGCCTGGCATCCTGATCCGGTCGGGAGATGGGCGCTCGCCGAAGGTGTCGAGACCGCGTTAGCCGCCGCGATGCTGCTCGGCATTCCGACGTGGGCGAGCCTCGGCGCTTCGAACCTGCCGAAGATCACGCCGCCGGCATGGGCGCGCGAGGCGATCATCTGCGCCGATCACGACGATGCCGGCCTCCGCGCCGCGCAGGAAGTCGCCCGCCGACTACGCCAGCAGGGGCTTCAGGTGCGCATCATCATGCCGTTCCGCGAGCGTGCCGACGCCGCTGACATGCTGGAGGTCGCGTGA
- a CDS encoding helix-turn-helix domain-containing protein: MPGLRDYVLRVPETVDVAGIRAALGLSQAAFARRFGLDVTALQAWEQGRRRPDRTARILLAVIAKEPEAVQRALAA, encoded by the coding sequence ATGCCCGGCCTGCGCGACTACGTTCTGAGGGTGCCCGAGACGGTGGACGTGGCCGGCATCCGCGCCGCGCTCGGCCTGTCGCAAGCGGCCTTCGCGCGCCGCTTCGGGCTGGACGTGACCGCGTTGCAGGCATGGGAACAGGGGCGACGGCGGCCGGACCGGACCGCACGCATCCTGCTTGCCGTGATCGCCAAGGAACCGGAGGCGGTGCAACGCGCGCTCGCCGCCTGA